In Leptospira congkakensis, the DNA window AACTCATCAAACAAAAACAAAGAACAGATTCACTTCCTGAGTCGAGCCTTGTGGGAATTGGATCTAATCATGTGGCTGCTATTGGAGGAGGGAACCCTCTCCTTCGTAAAAAAAATATCGATGCCGTGCGTCCTTTTTCCGAGCGTCGTCGTAGACAAAACCCCCCTGTTTACGAAATCGACTCTTTGGAAGAAAGGGCCGTTGGTTTGTCCATTTCGGAAGCGAAGGACTCTCCGATGGAGATTGTACCTCAAACAAAACAACAAAGTCCCGAAAGACACCCTCATATTCAAAAAATCGTAGATCGTTTGTTAAACGAAGGATTGTCTCCTGGATTTTTAGAAGAGATGGCCGTGGCACTCGAACGCAGATTGTCTGCGGTAGACCTCACTCGTTATGCCAATGTTACTGACAAAGCTGTTACTTATTTAGAAGAAAGAATTCAAATTGATTCAGACCTTTTTAGTGGAACTCCAAGGGGAAAACGGAAAATTATTTTCTTTGTAGGACCTACTGGGGCTGGAAAAACTACATCGATTGCCAAACTTGCTGCCAAGTACAGTTTGCACATGGGTAAAAAAGTTTCCCTTTATACAACGGACAATTACCGCATTGCGGCTATCGACCAACTTAAGTTTTATGCGGATGCAATGGGTTTGCCATTTTATGCCGCCAAAGATTTGCGTAAATGGAAGGAAACCATTCTCCGCGATGGATCCGAACTCATCCTCGTGGATACGGCAGGATACTCGCATAGAAAGTCAGAAAACCTGGAAAAACTTCAGGAATTCTACCAAGTTTTTGGGGAAAAGGATTATATCGAAACCGTCTTAGTGCTTTCCTCCACTGTTTCCAAAGACAATGCCCTCGCGGTTGCGAACGCGTATGAGTCGGTCGGTTATAAAAGAATTTTATTAACTAAGCTAGATGAAGCAGAATTTTTAGGTTCTGTAGTGGAATTGGCCGATACTATTCACAGGGAATTCGCATTCTTAAGTGTGGGGCAGGATGTTCCTTTTGATATCCTAAATGCCTCGAAAAAACTTCTTGCCGAATGTGTAATTTTTCCTGAAAAATTGAAAGGGATAGCGGGCGAGGTCTTCGAAAAGACCGTGTAACCAAGTTCGTTATCCTTAAGGCCGTAGGGGTAACGATGGACCAAGCTGCAAATCTTAGAAAGCTCACTGAAACTGGTACTGGTTTAAAACTTGTTCAACCCCAGGATGCAGTCAAAAAAACTAAAATCATCGCGGTAGCTTCTGGTAAGGGCGGTGTTGGAAAGAGTACTGTCTCCGTAAACCTTGCAATCTCCATTGCAAAGACGGGACTCAAAGTTTTAATCTTTGATGGTGACTTGGGACTTGCCAACGTCAATGTTCTTCTTGGTATCATTCCGAAATACAATTTATACCATGTGGTGAAAGGCCATAAATCTTTGAAAGATATCGTGATCTCCACTCCAGAAGGCGTAGATATCATTGCTGGTGCTTCTGGATACTCTCAGCTTGCTAACCTAAACGAAACACAAAGAAACAATCTTATCAAAGGGTTTGCAGAACTTGATCGTTATGATGTCATGATCATCGATACCGGTGCTGGAATCTCTGCCAATGTCATCGGTCTTGTGATGCCTGCGGATGAAGTGGTAGTGGTCACAACACCGGAGCCTACTTCCATTACCGATTCTTATGGCCTGATCAAATCCATTGTTTCTCAATCCAAAGACAAAAATCTCAAAATCATCGTCAACCGTGTGCGTTCTGCTATTGAAGGGAAAAAAGTTGCCGATCGAGTCATCGATATCTCCGGTCAATTTTTAGAAGTCCAAGTAGAAAACTTAGGATTTATTTTCCAAGATGAAGAAGTAGAAAAGTCAATTCGTGAACAAAAACCATTCATCATTGGGGCTCCTCGTTCTAAGGCAGCAGCTTGCCTGACTCGGGTCACTCACACCCTCTTACAAACCGAAGGTGGTTATGATGATGAAGAAGGTCTTACTGGTTTTTTCAAAAAATTCTTTAGCTTCGTAGACTTCAAAGAGAAGGAAATGGAAGAGAAGATGGAGGAAGACAACTAAGTGCTGATCGGATTTGTACTGGGATTTGCAGTCCTTGGAGCCATTATCAGTTCTGTCTGTGGGTTTCTTGTTGGGAACCGACTTGGTTATATCTTCTTTGTCTCACTCATTTCTACTTTTGCTTTCGGTGGTTTGGGCTTTGGAGTGTTCTCTGTCTTACAAAAAAAAGTCCCTGAATTTTTAGAGTTCCTCAGTGGATTTTCCATTGGTGGATTTGGGGGTGAAAGCCATTCCGATGACTATGACCATGAATCTGGTGGAATGGATTCGGTCCGGTCTGAATCGATGGGTTCTGATGATTTTGGTGTCCAACCTATGGGGGATGCCGCTATGGATGCAAAACTTGCTATGGCTAAGTCAGGAAAATTTGGAGATCACATCATCGTGGATAAAATTGCGATCAAAAACGAGCCAAAACTCATGGCGGAGGCGATTCGCACCATGATGGCTAAGGATGATCCCCAAGAGAGCTGAAAAATTGCGGTTTTTAGAGGACATAAGAAAAAATCCTCTTGTAATTTCCTCTTCTTTACGATTTTTTCTATAAAGTAAGAGATTCCGTACTTCGGTTCCCTATGTCAAGATTGCTAGACAAATACAATCAGTTTGATGAGACAGATCTTTGGAAAAAATACCGCGTCACAAAGGATGCGGAGATCCGAAGTTACCTTGTTGAAAAATATTCACCTCTCGTCAAACACGTGGCTGGGCGGATTGCGATCGGAATGCCACAAAATGTCGAATTTGAAGACCTCGTCAGTTATGGCGTCTTTGGTCTGTTAGATGCTATAGAAAAATTCGATCCTTCTCGCGAAATTAAATTCAAAACTTATGCGATGACTCGTATCCGTGGGTCTATTTTTGACGAACTTAGAAGTGTGGATTGGATTCCGCGTTCCATCCGTCAAAAAGCAAAACAATTAGAAAACATCATTGCCATGCTTGAGAACAAAGAAGGCAAAAAAGTAGATGATGAAGAGATTGCTAAAGAACTTGGCGTCTCTATGGAAGAATACAATTCACTCCTAGCAAAACTTTCTGGAACCTCTCTTGTTTCATTGAATGATATTTGGTTTCTCGGTGATGAGAACGATGAAGTTTCTTTTATGGAAACTCTTGAATCTCCGATGAATATGAACCCTGACAATATCATCGAAAAAGAAGAAATCAAAAACGTAATCGTAGAAGCCATTCAGTCGTTACCGGAAAAAGAAAAAAAGGTAATCGTACTTTATTATTATGAAGACCTCACTCTAAAAGAAATTGGTGAAGTTTTGGAAGTTACGGAATCAAGAATTTCTCAACTCCATACAAAAGCGGTCGCAAGGCTCCGCAGCAAACTCTCCAAAGTAAAATCCGCGATCCAAAAAAGGTAATTAGAAATGTCTCTCTCTGAATTTCTTACAGAGGAACTGAAAGAGTTCGACCGTAAGGAAAAAGAACAAGTGGAGGTCATTGCCGATACCATCGAAGAGTGTCTGGCAATTGCCTCAGGGCACTTAGGCCGCAAAGTTCATGAAATTGATTATACTGTTTTAAAAAGAGGAAAGAAGTCTCTATTCTTTTCGGAACCTTATCATATCCGCGCCTCCATCATCCCTGATGATTTGTTATTAGATGAATTGAGTTTGTTGGATGAGCATCTAACGGGTGGTAGTGGAAAATTAGTATCTAAAGACTTAAAAGAACTAGTCACTCCCAAAAACAAAGATGGTCGAGTTTCGGTTAAAATTTACAGAACCGGTGTATTTTTAACAGTTCATCCTCCTTCGGGGGAGGGAATGGAAATGTCCATGGCAGATGTTTCCAAAAAACTTTCCT includes these proteins:
- the flhF gene encoding flagellar biosynthesis protein FlhF, with the protein product MDFVKIRGKDLQDCIMQMKMKYGPEAHLYDQRVITEGGLFGTGLMAQRMYEIDVGVPEKQNSKERIERKLKDLKELIKQKQRTDSLPESSLVGIGSNHVAAIGGGNPLLRKKNIDAVRPFSERRRRQNPPVYEIDSLEERAVGLSISEAKDSPMEIVPQTKQQSPERHPHIQKIVDRLLNEGLSPGFLEEMAVALERRLSAVDLTRYANVTDKAVTYLEERIQIDSDLFSGTPRGKRKIIFFVGPTGAGKTTSIAKLAAKYSLHMGKKVSLYTTDNYRIAAIDQLKFYADAMGLPFYAAKDLRKWKETILRDGSELILVDTAGYSHRKSENLEKLQEFYQVFGEKDYIETVLVLSSTVSKDNALAVANAYESVGYKRILLTKLDEAEFLGSVVELADTIHREFAFLSVGQDVPFDILNASKKLLAECVIFPEKLKGIAGEVFEKTV
- a CDS encoding MinD/ParA family protein; amino-acid sequence: MDQAANLRKLTETGTGLKLVQPQDAVKKTKIIAVASGKGGVGKSTVSVNLAISIAKTGLKVLIFDGDLGLANVNVLLGIIPKYNLYHVVKGHKSLKDIVISTPEGVDIIAGASGYSQLANLNETQRNNLIKGFAELDRYDVMIIDTGAGISANVIGLVMPADEVVVVTTPEPTSITDSYGLIKSIVSQSKDKNLKIIVNRVRSAIEGKKVADRVIDISGQFLEVQVENLGFIFQDEEVEKSIREQKPFIIGAPRSKAAACLTRVTHTLLQTEGGYDDEEGLTGFFKKFFSFVDFKEKEMEEKMEEDN
- the whiG gene encoding RNA polymerase sigma factor WhiG, whose product is MSRLLDKYNQFDETDLWKKYRVTKDAEIRSYLVEKYSPLVKHVAGRIAIGMPQNVEFEDLVSYGVFGLLDAIEKFDPSREIKFKTYAMTRIRGSIFDELRSVDWIPRSIRQKAKQLENIIAMLENKEGKKVDDEEIAKELGVSMEEYNSLLAKLSGTSLVSLNDIWFLGDENDEVSFMETLESPMNMNPDNIIEKEEIKNVIVEAIQSLPEKEKKVIVLYYYEDLTLKEIGEVLEVTESRISQLHTKAVARLRSKLSKVKSAIQKR